The following proteins come from a genomic window of Pseudomonas syringae:
- a CDS encoding DUF3396 domain-containing protein, which produces MSDSGSDAVRFLNSIGQQSGPVSVDSISGTPVIRLGLITTLYFRDGHSLEARRRIEGCFARFYETFRPKLKWQLFKRMRRLTSSAFAATCRQVVESSPDEQFTWSIASATQAEVAMYSLFVMNTPEGQAENDRSCLKMVLPWSYLNEPDGLKNYETWIRYLSSEVRAEHGYGGLACVLPCDGHQYLPWEYRLAQEYIGLMVDPGPHIESLRLLDRIKGVSWYTVLGDSFVRQLGGSDQMRGQMSAHSDIVFHSYRNGLLIRAGASPELGGRGLPPPQSYVTVNRMIKPIRLQDTGNLHPYLAPALGFTEETTAQWYARFDEKPLPPVDAGQACPRSGCWFSSAQFGSRRHFDEGEIMPAFAHVKNRKTQWFWAGLSS; this is translated from the coding sequence ATGTCGGACAGCGGATCTGATGCTGTGAGGTTTTTGAACAGTATCGGACAACAATCCGGACCTGTTTCGGTAGATTCGATATCGGGGACGCCGGTCATACGACTGGGTTTGATAACCACCTTGTACTTCCGTGACGGTCACAGCCTGGAGGCCAGACGACGGATCGAAGGCTGCTTCGCACGCTTTTACGAAACCTTCAGACCGAAGCTCAAATGGCAGCTGTTCAAGCGCATGCGTCGCCTGACTTCGTCGGCGTTTGCCGCGACTTGCCGGCAGGTTGTGGAAAGCTCGCCAGACGAGCAGTTCACCTGGTCGATTGCCAGCGCTACTCAGGCCGAGGTCGCGATGTATAGCCTGTTTGTGATGAACACCCCGGAAGGGCAGGCCGAGAATGACCGGTCGTGCCTGAAGATGGTGTTGCCCTGGTCCTACCTGAATGAGCCTGACGGCCTGAAAAACTACGAAACCTGGATCAGGTACCTGAGCAGCGAAGTGCGGGCCGAACACGGTTACGGGGGGCTGGCCTGTGTTCTGCCTTGTGATGGTCACCAGTATTTACCGTGGGAATATCGTCTGGCTCAGGAATACATCGGGCTGATGGTCGATCCGGGGCCGCATATAGAAAGCCTGCGCCTGCTGGATCGCATCAAGGGCGTCAGTTGGTACACCGTACTGGGTGATTCTTTCGTCAGGCAGTTGGGCGGAAGCGATCAAATGCGCGGGCAGATGAGCGCGCACAGCGATATCGTTTTTCACAGTTACCGCAATGGCCTGCTGATTCGTGCTGGCGCGTCGCCCGAGCTGGGTGGTAGAGGCCTGCCGCCGCCGCAGTCTTACGTAACGGTCAACAGAATGATCAAGCCGATCCGCTTGCAGGACACCGGCAACCTTCATCCTTATCTGGCCCCGGCGCTCGGTTTCACCGAAGAGACCACGGCGCAGTGGTATGCGCGGTTCGATGAAAAGCCCTTGCCGCCGGTCGACGCAGGGCAGGCCTGCCCGCGATCAGGTTGCTGGTTCAGCAGCGCACAGTTTGGCTCTCGACGGCATTTCGACGAGGGCGAAATCATGCCGGCCTTCGCCCATGTAAAAAACAGGAAAACCCAGTGGTTCTGGGCCGGATTATCGTCCTGA